In Arvicanthis niloticus isolate mArvNil1 chromosome 4, mArvNil1.pat.X, whole genome shotgun sequence, a single window of DNA contains:
- the Pyurf gene encoding protein preY, mitochondrial — translation MLSATCRRLAPVLRRPCAPPAVARRCLQAPGARSCADQSERAEQPRTFHPALLQFLVCPLSKKPLRYEASTNELINEELGIAYPIIDGIPNMIPQAARTTRQTKKQEEAEQH, via the exons ATGCTGAGCGCCACGTGCCGCAGGCTCGCCCCGGTGCTGCGGAGGCCGTGCGCACCGCCTGCGGTCGCCCGGAGGTGTCTGCAGGCACCCGGGGCCAGGTCCTGCGCTGACCAGAGCGAGAGGGCTGAGCAGCCTCGCACCTTCCACCCGGCGCTGCTGCAGTTCCTGGTGTGTCCGCTCTCCAAGAAGCCGCTTAG ATATGAAGCATCGACAAATGAATTGATTAATGAAGAGTTGGGAATAGCATATCCAATCATCGACGGGATCCCTAATATGATACCACAGGCAGCAAGGACAACACGTCAGACTAAGAAGCAAGAAGAAGCTGAGCAGCACTAG